Genomic DNA from Carassius gibelio isolate Cgi1373 ecotype wild population from Czech Republic chromosome B14, carGib1.2-hapl.c, whole genome shotgun sequence:
GATTCAcgtgtgataaatgcagggaaatagttaggctgacagaagatttcagaattagagacacgcatccaaactctAATTGAGGAAAGTAAAAATGTGAGGGCTCTGGATACAGCTATGGATGTGACTAGCTCAGGgagtcctgtacattgttcgtGTCTGGTAACAGCGCCTCTGCAGCTGGGCAACTAGGTTTCTGTTCACTGCACGAATTGGTGgatgtgcagtttcactgcgtgattgaataaggcttcagttcaggagaaaaaaataGGTTTTCCCATAGCGTCTTCGATGCAGTACGAGTAAAGTATTTAAAGGGAACTGcaatatactatatactatactatatagcAGGGATATTCAAATCTGGTCCAAGAAATCCACTTTCCTGCatagtttagctctaaccctaatcaaacaattgagcatgctaatcaatgtcttcggGATCataagaaaatcacaggtaggtgagctTGATAAGGGTTGTCTGCTGCTAACCTCTGCAGCAGATTGggcctccagggcaagatttgaggaaccctgctatatagggattagtgaacGAGTGAGGGATTTTGGAAACggctattgtttttatttgtcttgCATTTCCTATTAATGAGACACATATTTCTGTATGAGTTTAATGTTAAAGCTTGGTAGTGTATAAAAGTATTCAGTCATTTAGTGTATGATGcccagttttgtgtgtgtgtgtatatatatatatatttatatatatatatatatattttttttttttttttctgtaactttTTACAAAGTCTGCAAGTGAATGATGcttagtgttttaaaatctgttcagattttaaacATTGTATAGTAAAATCAAGCCTTCACTGAAAGAAACTGATCAAACagagttttttttccttttttttttctattagtaGTATATTCAGCCATTCTTTAAAAAGGGGTGCTGGAGGCTGGACGAATGGCCAGTCTTAGAAATGTTATCAGTATTACTACAATCTGCCATTTGATACTTTCAGACCTTTTTTATGTGGAGGACCAATCCTGCAGagactgtaaataaatatatatatatatatatatatatatatatatatatatatatatatatatatatatatatatatatatatatatatatatatatatatatatatatatatatatatatatatataaaaataaataaatgtagtaaaaggaaaacaaacaaacaaacaaataaataaataaataaataatggaataaaaacaaaaatagttcatttgaaataatatgtaatttttaatttgtttttaaatgtatttatttatgtatttatttattcccacgtttatttatttccagatttatttatttatttatttatttattcatttgtactTTTCCGTGTGCAACATGGAAATGAAGGAGGCGTTCCTTGTGGTCTGTTGTTGTGCCAGATTAAATTGGAgagatcaaatatatttttacagatttacattattatttataattattttatagcaaCTGAATTCAGTTACTTATCTTCATAGTTACATCAATAAGCCTGGAACCATCAACATCGTCGATGAGCTTGAAGGTTGATGACGCCTCTAGACATTTGGGGGAGATATGTAAGGCTTGTCTTCATTTTGTAATCACAGAGAAAAGACTTCCAAAAACATTGTGAGCATAAGGTTAACATAAAACCAGTTGAACTAAATGTTTCTAAAGTCTACTCAGGCTCACAATGGTTTTTGGAAACGTGATCCAGTGCCATAAAGTTGGTTTTGTGCTAGACGCTCAAAATTCGCAATTTTAGGGACCATCTCTAAGGTTACGACATTGGTATATGtgttcgattttttttatatttataaaataaactcaaATCCTATGTAAATATTACTGAATGTACCTGACTCTTAAAAGAACACTTTACAGTTGGTTTTGTGACTGTAAGGTATTCtcttaaaatgtaatgcaataaGAAACATGTATactaatgtatttacatttatagatGGTCCCTGAATTTACAAATACAGAGCATCTAATATCAAGCGTAAATATGGGTCGCGTTTCCAAAAAGCATTGTGAGCCTGAGTAGACCGTAGAGACCTTATAGGTATAACTGGTTAACAATAAACTTATGCTCACAATGTTTTTGGGAGTGAAGATTTTCTCTGTGATTtacaaaatgaacacacacaGTAAAAACCTCTATGTCATCATATTAGACCATTGACGATGTTGATGGTTCCAAACTTAATGATGTAATATGAGGATAAGTAACTGAATTCAGTCGCTATTAAATAATTCAACATAATAAGTGGgaatttgtgaaaatatattggatCTCTCCAGTCAATCTGGTACATCCAATTCTCAAACCCCGATCTTAGTTTAATGTGCGCTTCTGCATGAGCTCTCAACCAATGATTCACCGGCAGTCCACAAGGACAGCCTCCCTCATTTCCATTTTGCAGATggaaaagtaaaaagaaatacatgaataattaaatcataaaaatgaatgaaagtataagtaaataaaggtaagaataaaaataaatttaaaataaatacatacataaatccaggattaaattttattacaaattaactattttagtttttatcacatcatttatttattttccttttattacatgtatttatctatatattcatttatttatttttaatatctgcAGGTTTAGTCCTCCATCCTTTTAAGGGACTGCTTAATTTACACTAAATCTGATACTTGCCGCCAATTTTGTGCAAATTTATTTTCTTAGGAGATTTAACCTTCGACAGGTTGTAAAATTTGGGaacctcataaaaaaataaatgtaaaataaaatccaCATATAGTATTTAATTTGACCTCAGAGAATTATATGGGTCCTCCCTGATGaattttagggaaaaaaaaaaaataagaacctGACTTGCAAATGACTTTAGAGTTGCATACCCTGTTTTAAATGAGTTTCCACTGAaacatttttagttaattttacatttctgttttctcCCAGCTTCCTTGTACCAAGGTCTATTCACCAAATCCCTCCAGAGGTCAGAGGCTCTGATTCAAAACCATTTTAACCCCAGTCTGAAGTGGCTCATGGGACAGAAGGACAAAGGTGACAGTTGGGACTCTGAGAGTGAGagcatcacttcctgttcctccAGAAATATCCAACGTCTTGGGCAAACTTTACAGAGTCTCAGCTCTCAATACCATACACTCTGTGATCCTGCATCAGGAGGCAGGTTCTTTGGTTGTGTCATAGGTCTTTCTTCCTCTGAGGAAGAGGATTTTTACCACCACCATCAGTTTGCAGCCTTCAACCGGCATTACTCTCAACTTCAACACCTGATGGACCACAGAGCTCAGCTGCTCTTTCTCCATGAGTATAGTCATCACACACATGTGGCCACCTGCTTTGTGGTGCAACTGAACTCAGTGTTGGAGAAGATGCAACTACTTTTGGCTTACAGAGAGCATATAGCTGAGCAGCCCAACTCCACATGGAACCTCAACCTTAGAGCTTTGTGCCAGGAAATGCAGGTTCACATCAACCATTGGGATCTGCTCTGGGCCAATGTTCAATCTGACTTCCATCTCCGCCGTGTTCTTTTCAGCCGTTTGAAGACCCTTGCTTTCATGCAGCAAACTCTACACTTGCTGGGCTTGCAGGCCTTGTGGCTGATGGAGCGATGCATCCAAATGGCACTTTCTGCTTTGGCTGCTGCCCAGTTAGACAGTGTACCCGGAGATGCTTTAGTGGACCTGCAGTGTGCGGTTGAGATGTACAACCTGATCGTAGAAGATAAGTGGATCCAGGGTACACAGCTCATGTTCAGCTCATACAAACCTGTTTCAGGATCTGTTTTTCTTCGAAACAGAACTGGTCCTAAAAAATTCCCAGTTGATCAGTTGATGATGATTCTGGCCCAGAGTCAAGCTCAGAAAGCAGCCAAACAACTTTACACATGGTCTTTCCAGCAGAGTAACCTCCTCCACATGGCAAAAACCCCCAATAAACTTAACAGTTACTTTGCACACTGTAATCTCAATAGTCAGCTTTCATCCTCTCCtgaaataaacatacatacagtacaactCAAACCTCAAGCTGCTATTAATGAGGTGCCCCAAAAGCCTCTTCACAGCCTCTGTTCATCTAATCTTCAATTTTCTTCATTTATCTCAGGAGACAGAGAGTGTCTTAACACCCTCTTTCAAGTCCTAGTGACCTCAACAAATATCTTAGCTACACTTATTCCCAAAAAAACTCTTTTAGACAGGACAGCTGAATTGGAGGACTATGTCAATATTTGTCATGGGGCCAGTGAAGGAGAAGAGAGACCGCTGAACAGAGCCAGAATGACCTCCAGGACCCACAAAATAGCCGCAGTGGATCTCAGGAAGTCCGACGCATATACAAAGCTCTTTCCTTATTATAAGAATCTGCTGTGGAGGGAATTTGGTAAAGCAGTTGTAAGACACTTTTATTGTCAGCCGTACAACAGCACTCTGGGAAGTATCAACCAGTGGAATGATGAAATGGTGCTTCATTTTGTCACATGGATCAAACATTTGTATATTGAAGGTACTGATGTGCATGTGGGGTTAAagtatcaaatgtttaaataaagtgtATAAAGCTAATGGTTAAATCTAACAAAAAATGTCTGGATCATGTTTTacctcaaaagaaaaagaaagtatatttttacattaaaggaacactccactctTTTTGAAAATAGATTCATTTTCCAACTTCCTTAGAGTTAAatagttgagttttaccatttttgaatccattcaaggaactttgctgccgtacTGTGGGTGCAGCAGGCTCAATTATATTatgcagcacctgaaaatagtccccagcaactctgcaactcacaaactagctggggactattttcaggcgccGCATGATATCATTCTACCTGCTGCACCCGTGGTagggcagcaaagttccttgattattatgccagaatgagagtatagttcctagccttgtcggcctagaaaatcgcaacttttcattttctgttggtcttagtacacaatgtaactacaaatgtgtcaagttttaaataggacaaATATCGAGACTCTTTAGTAATTTTTGAGAGAGATGCTAACGtactaatcagattcaatgatctattctaagctaagctaaaagtgctaccgccagacccagagatGAATGGactggctgaatggattcaacaatggtaaaactcaactgttgaACTCTAGGTGAGATGGAAAAcaagcctattttcaaaaatagtggagtgttcctttaagtatAGTCATGATGTACACAACTTTTCAGAATTTTGCTCAGTGTTGTGCTTCTTACTATTTTTGGGAAAACTTGATAGATTTTGTTCAGAATTCTTTGAAGAAAAGAAAGTTaaagttgaaatataatttattttgtaacatttaaattgcatttataacttttgttcaatttaatttatCCTTGCTGAATGATCCTTGAAGTGTTAATTtccttcaaagaaaaaaaaaagctgaagctCTTGAATGGTATTGCATATTTTCATTGTATCTTGCAAATTaactttacaaatatttatatgtaaaatctaaaaatattttctttatataaaatatttacttttgtaGTAAATAAATCTCTTCTATGCTTGTTTTTgtgtattaaaacatttacatagaACGTATTTGCTATTACATATAAAGTAACTGGTACTGTATATTGGGCATCTCTAGTATTTTAAGCTCAAGTGAGTTTGCCTGGATTCAGACTTTTTCTTATTCTGAAGTTAAAGAGGGATTTTCAAGATTTTCTTTCACAATTAtgtttcattactttttttttttttttttgtagacttCATTCCACATGAATGTAAAGGAAATTTGAGCAATTTCTGCTCGTATATTTTATCTGCTGCTGCCTTCACACAGTGGGATGACAGTGagttataataaacaaattatgaCTATTCAGTGA
This window encodes:
- the ccdc142 gene encoding uncharacterized protein ccdc142 encodes the protein MGQKDKGDSWDSESESITSCSSRNIQRLGQTLQSLSSQYHTLCDPASGGRFFGCVIGLSSSEEEDFYHHHQFAAFNRHYSQLQHLMDHRAQLLFLHEYSHHTHVATCFVVQLNSVLEKMQLLLAYREHIAEQPNSTWNLNLRALCQEMQVHINHWDLLWANVQSDFHLRRVLFSRLKTLAFMQQTLHLLGLQALWLMERCIQMALSALAAAQLDSVPGDALVDLQCAVEMYNLIVEDKWIQGTQLMFSSYKPVSGSVFLRNRTGPKKFPVDQLMMILAQSQAQKAAKQLYTWSFQQSNLLHMAKTPNKLNSYFAHCNLNSQLSSSPEINIHTVQLKPQAAINEVPQKPLHSLCSSNLQFSSFISGDRECLNTLFQVLVTSTNILATLIPKKTLLDRTAELEDYVNICHGASEGEERPLNRARMTSRTHKIAAVDLRKSDAYTKLFPYYKNLLWREFGKAVVRHFYCQPYNSTLGSINQWNDEMVLHFVTWIKHLYIEDFIPHECKGNLSNFCSYILSAAAFTQWDDMMCLSLGSGLKEKCVLGFKQKGCRVRTATMDLILQLFPPLHIVLQLLQYPDVESVDSGFKGVKKNHLGLLCRSVATVQSSTVWVMSKAYQFLASWSLTRFLLVTQGDLKDLKESVEGLVHLTQAAGRNSAHPLIIQETASLSKALTDLQASSDLVLRTFSIDCKKMSVEIFEQTMPSAKHWRINHKTELPSGPSDYAASAAQIVIGQVLEGVKPLPDDVRILALAEAMTAFMEAWMEHILKQKIKFSIQGALQLKQDFDLIRDLIRSEEYSLSDDLYQKLLSLRVFHQVDNAIVCLLQQPVAKPYLPSRSWEPFRNCCPSSAQVMDQAAGSLNNLETMDIQAACQQALTQAESSVTPELLSSSPPESYLAMAQQEWLDLRIHSGSRRKLPVLHCFTKSEP